A part of Entelurus aequoreus isolate RoL-2023_Sb linkage group LG03, RoL_Eaeq_v1.1, whole genome shotgun sequence genomic DNA contains:
- the dio3a gene encoding iodothyronine deiodinase 3a — protein MKAIKNALVCLVLLPRFLLAAVMFWLLDFLCIRKRFFLRMKTREEESDAADPPLCVSDSNRFFTLESLKAVWHGHKLDLLKAARLGRGAPNTEVVRVEDERRGRILDYARERRPLILNFGSCTUPPFMARLKAFQGLVRENADIADSVLVYIEEAHPSDGWVSTDAPYQIPKHRCLEDRLGAARLMRLEAPGCLVVVDGMENPCNAAYGAYFARLYILQEGEVVYQGGRGLEGYRISELRDWLDRYRERQAGGLVIHV, from the coding sequence ATGAAGGCCATCAAGAACGCGCTGGTGTGTCTGGTGCTGCTGCCCCGCTTCCTGCTGGCGGCGGTCATGTTCTGGCTCCTCGACTTCCTCTGCATCAGGAAGAGGTTCTTCCTCCGTATGAAGACGCGGGAGGAGGAGAGCGACGCGGCGGATCCTCCTCTGTGCGTATCGGACTCCAACCGCTTCTTCACCCTGGAGTCCCTCAAGGCGGTGTGGCACGGCCACAAGCTGGACCTCCTCAAGGCGGCGCGCCTGGGCCGCGGTGCGCCCAACACGGAGGTGGTCCGAGTGGAGGACGAGCGACGCGGGCGCATCCTGGACTACGCCCGGGAGAGGCGACCGCTCATCCTCAACTTCGGCAGCTGCACTTGACCGCCCTTCATGGCGCGCCTGAAGGCGTTCCAGGGGCTGGTGCGGGAGAACGCGGACATCGCCGACTCGGTGCTGGTCTACATCGAGGAGGCGCACCCGTCCGACGGATGGGTGAGCACGGACGCGCCGTACCAGATCCCCAAGCACCGCTGCCTGGAGGACCGGCTCGGCGCGGCGCGGCTCATGCGCCTGGAGGCGCCCGGGTGTCTGGTGGTGGTCGACGGCATGGAGAACCCCTGCAACGCCGCCTACGGGGCTTACTTCGCCAGACTTTACATCCTGCAGGAGGGCGAGGTAGTTTACCAGGGCGGCAGGGGACTCGAGGGGTACCGGATCTCGGAGCTCAGAGACTGGCTGGACCGGTACCGGGAGAGACAAGCCGGTGGTCTAGTTATTCACGTGTAG